Proteins encoded together in one Corvus hawaiiensis isolate bCorHaw1 chromosome 15, bCorHaw1.pri.cur, whole genome shotgun sequence window:
- the TNIP1 gene encoding TNFAIP3-interacting protein 1 isoform X2, protein MEGTGPYHIYDPGGGSKENGSTALERLVEENTRLKEKMQGIKSIGELLEESQVEASKLRQKAEDLVKDNKMLIGSPSLEDLVETGAVGPDPSFARAAPGSAQPDTEARKSPPSGSSSEFEIVAIEAQGFPQESRRADLEQPPNEDANLLPQLQQLENTLSGCAKEASKDQVFVRMGYMASELKRLASKVHKNEQRTSFLQTLCETLHSENKELRTKLEHDLEQRNQALEKLRCENQELRRMVTLSSQDSGKREAAEQQQSGAMVEKAPGREELEAKEKKVKILEHQRRELLEVNKQWDQHFRSMKQKYEQKVTDLHQELAEARRAVTELESEREQKQRDFDRKLLLAKSRIETEEAEKERLAMEVRDLQQRMRFLQEQLAPVTRQREYQEKEIQRLNKALEEALNVQASPPPIFAMEPAGKLPQQELLTQNELLKQQVKIFEEDFQRERSDRERMNEEKEELKQQLEKLQKQLVLSNNQLRASKDDCQREKEEKEKLKKLLKQHKQASGERLHPEPGPGPLGPACPMYQYQYSPPMAHPMYHGYDEWQQIRYPPATPGEHTQGQNFHHFPPPEYPWRPPCAMARSQNAQPVAGVKPVPKDLEQAGPGLP, encoded by the exons ATGGAAGGGACAGGACCTTACCATATATATGACCCCGGCGGGGGCTCCAAGGAAAATGGATCCACGGCCTTGGAGCGGCTGGTGGAGGAGAACACCCGGCTGAAAGAGAAGATGCAAGGGATCAAGTCTATCG gagagctgctggaggagtcCCAGGTCGAGGCATCCAAGCTGCGGCAGAAGGCAGAGGACCTCGTGAAGGACAACAAAATGCTGATTGGATCACCTTCCTTGGAGGACTTGGTGGAAACTGGAG CCGTCGGCCCTGATCCCAGCTTCGCACGGGCAGCGCCAGGCAGTGCCCAGCCGGACACGGAAGCACGGAAATCACCTCCGAGT GGATCCTCTTCAGAGTTTGAGATCGTTGCCATCGAAGCGCAGGGGtttccccaggagagcaggagagcg gacttggagcagccaCCGAACGAGGATGCCAacctgctgccccagctgcagcagctggagaacaCGCTGAGTGGCTGTGCCAAGGAGGCCAGCAAGGACCAGGTCTTCGTGCGCATGGGCTACATGGCCTCCGAGCTCAAGCGCTTGGCCTCCAAGGTGCACAAGAACGAGCAGAGAACATCCTTCCTGCAG ACGCTGTGTGAGACACTGCACAGTGAGAACAAGGAGCTGCGCACCAAGCTGGAGCATGACCTGGAGCAGAGAAACCAGGCTCTGGAGAAGCTCAG GTGTGAGAACCAGGAGCTCCGGAGGATGGTGACGCTGAGCAGCCAGGACAGTGGGAAGAGGGAAGCCGCCgagcagcagcag AGCGGTGCCATGGTGGAGAAGGCGCCGGGCAGAGAAGAGCTGGAGGCCAAGGAAAAGAAGGTGAAGATCCTGGAGCACCAGCGCAGGGAG ctgctggaggtgaaTAAGCAATGGGATCAGCATTTCCGCTCCATGAAGCAGAAGTACGAGCAGAAG GTCACAGACCTACACCAGGAGCTGGCTGAGGCCCGCAGGGCAGTGACCGAGCTGGAGTCGGAGCGGGAGCAAAAGCAACGGGATTTTGACCGCAAGCTGCTCCTGGCCAAGTCCCGGATCGAAACAGAGGAG GCAGAGAAGGAGAGGCTGGCCATGGAGGTGAGGGACCTGCAGCAGAGGATGCggttcctgcaggagcagctggctcCGGTCACCAGGCAGCGGGAATACCAGGAAAAGGAGATCCAGAGGCTGAACAAG GCACTAGAAGAGGCCCTAAACGTTCAAGCCTCTCCACCACCCATCTTTGCCATGGAGCCGGCAGGGAAGCTGCCACAGCAGGAACTGCTGACCCAGAATGAGCTACTCAAGCAGCAG GTGAAAATTTTCGAGGAAGACTTCCAGCGGGAACGGAGTGACAGGGAGAGGATGaatgaggagaaggaggagctgaagcagcagctggaaaagctgcagaagcagttgGTCCTCTCCAACAACCAg CTGCGAGCCTCCAAAGACGACTGccagagggagaaggaggagaaggagaagctgAAGAAGCTGCTGAAACAGCACAAACAG GCTTCTGGAGAGAGGCTGCACCCtgagccggggccggggccgctgGGCCCAGCCTGCCCCATGTACCAGTACCAGTACAGTCCCCCCATGGCTCACCCCATGTACCACGGCTACGACGAGTGGCAGCAGATCCGATACCCGCCAGCCACGCCAGGCGAGCACACACAAGGACAGAACTTCCACCACTTTCCCCCG CCTGAGTACCCTTGGCGCCCGCCCTGTGCCATGGCTCGCAGCCAGAACGCCCAACCAGTGGCCGGGGTGAAACCGGTCCCCAAGGACTTGG AACAGGCAGGTCCCGGACTGCCCTAA
- the GPX3 gene encoding glutathione peroxidase 3: MGGCSRSNWILPLFLAGLVQLGRSEEREKVDCYHSVKDTIYSYGALTLDGDEYIPFERYRGKTVLFVNVATYUGLTLQYVELNALQDELRNQGVVVLGFPSNQFGKQEPGQNSEILPALKHVRPGGGFVPNFQLFQKGDVNGANEQKIFTFLKNACPPVAEEFGNPNKLFWEPLRNHDIKWNFEKFLVSPEGVPIMRWYHRTNISVVKNDIIAYLQQRVQHQEQADQ; the protein is encoded by the exons ATGGGGGGCTGCTCCCGCAGCAACTGGATTTTGCCCCTTTTCTTGGCTGGGCTCGTCCAGCTGGGGCGAAgtgaggagagggagaag GTGGACTGCTACCACTCGGTGAAGGACACCATCTACAGCTACGGGGCCCTGACCCTCGATGGGGACGAGTACATCCCCTTTGAGAGGTACAGGGGGAAGACAGTGCTCTTTGTCAACGTAGCCACATACTGAGGCCTGACCCTGCAGTATGTTG AACTGAATGCACTACAAGATGAACTGAGAAACCAGGGGGTCGTGGTCCTCGGCTTCCCCTCCAACCAATTTGGGAAGCAGGAACCCGGACAGAACTCAGAGATCCTCCCTGCGCTTAA GCATGTCAGGCCAGGAGGTGGCTTTGTTCCCAACTTCCAGCTGTTCCAGAAAGGGGATGTGAATGGGGCCAATGAGCAGAAGATCTTCACCTTCCTGAAG AACGCCTGTCCCCCGGTGGCGGAGGAGTTTGGGAACCCCAACAAGCTCTTCTGGGAGCCTCTGCGGAACCATGACATCAAGTGGAACTTCGAGAAGTTCCTGGTGAGCCCCGAGGGTGTGCCGATCATGCGCTGGTACCACCGCACCAACATCTCCGTGGTGAAGAATGACATCATAGCCTACCTGCAGCAGCGGGTGCAGCACCAGGAACAGGCTGACCAGTAG
- the TNIP1 gene encoding TNFAIP3-interacting protein 1 isoform X3, producing the protein MEGTGPYHIYDPGGGSKENGSTALERLVEENTRLKEKMQGIKSIGELLEESQVEASKLRQKAEDLVKDNKMLIGSPSLEDLVETGAVGPDPSFARAAPGSAQPDTEARKSPPSGSSSEFEIVAIEAQGFPQESRRADLEQPPNEDANLLPQLQQLENTLSGCAKEASKDQVFVRMGYMASELKRLASKVHKNEQRTSFLQTLCETLHSENKELRTKLEHDLEQRNQALEKLRCENQELRRMVTLSSQDSGKREAAEQQQLLEVNKQWDQHFRSMKQKYEQKVTDLHQELAEARRAVTELESEREQKQRDFDRKLLLAKSRIETEEAEKERLAMEVRDLQQRMRFLQEQLAPVTRQREYQEKEIQRLNKALEEALNVQASPPPIFAMEPAGKLPQQELLTQNELLKQQVKIFEEDFQRERSDRERMNEEKEELKQQLEKLQKQLVLSNNQLRASKDDCQREKEEKEKLKKLLKQHKQASGERLHPEPGPGPLGPACPMYQYQYSPPMAHPMYHGYDEWQQIRYPPATPGEHTQGQNFHHFPPPEYPWRPPCAMARSQNAQPVAGVKPVPKDLEQAGPGLP; encoded by the exons ATGGAAGGGACAGGACCTTACCATATATATGACCCCGGCGGGGGCTCCAAGGAAAATGGATCCACGGCCTTGGAGCGGCTGGTGGAGGAGAACACCCGGCTGAAAGAGAAGATGCAAGGGATCAAGTCTATCG gagagctgctggaggagtcCCAGGTCGAGGCATCCAAGCTGCGGCAGAAGGCAGAGGACCTCGTGAAGGACAACAAAATGCTGATTGGATCACCTTCCTTGGAGGACTTGGTGGAAACTGGAG CCGTCGGCCCTGATCCCAGCTTCGCACGGGCAGCGCCAGGCAGTGCCCAGCCGGACACGGAAGCACGGAAATCACCTCCGAGT GGATCCTCTTCAGAGTTTGAGATCGTTGCCATCGAAGCGCAGGGGtttccccaggagagcaggagagcg gacttggagcagccaCCGAACGAGGATGCCAacctgctgccccagctgcagcagctggagaacaCGCTGAGTGGCTGTGCCAAGGAGGCCAGCAAGGACCAGGTCTTCGTGCGCATGGGCTACATGGCCTCCGAGCTCAAGCGCTTGGCCTCCAAGGTGCACAAGAACGAGCAGAGAACATCCTTCCTGCAG ACGCTGTGTGAGACACTGCACAGTGAGAACAAGGAGCTGCGCACCAAGCTGGAGCATGACCTGGAGCAGAGAAACCAGGCTCTGGAGAAGCTCAG GTGTGAGAACCAGGAGCTCCGGAGGATGGTGACGCTGAGCAGCCAGGACAGTGGGAAGAGGGAAGCCGCCgagcagcagcag ctgctggaggtgaaTAAGCAATGGGATCAGCATTTCCGCTCCATGAAGCAGAAGTACGAGCAGAAG GTCACAGACCTACACCAGGAGCTGGCTGAGGCCCGCAGGGCAGTGACCGAGCTGGAGTCGGAGCGGGAGCAAAAGCAACGGGATTTTGACCGCAAGCTGCTCCTGGCCAAGTCCCGGATCGAAACAGAGGAG GCAGAGAAGGAGAGGCTGGCCATGGAGGTGAGGGACCTGCAGCAGAGGATGCggttcctgcaggagcagctggctcCGGTCACCAGGCAGCGGGAATACCAGGAAAAGGAGATCCAGAGGCTGAACAAG GCACTAGAAGAGGCCCTAAACGTTCAAGCCTCTCCACCACCCATCTTTGCCATGGAGCCGGCAGGGAAGCTGCCACAGCAGGAACTGCTGACCCAGAATGAGCTACTCAAGCAGCAG GTGAAAATTTTCGAGGAAGACTTCCAGCGGGAACGGAGTGACAGGGAGAGGATGaatgaggagaaggaggagctgaagcagcagctggaaaagctgcagaagcagttgGTCCTCTCCAACAACCAg CTGCGAGCCTCCAAAGACGACTGccagagggagaaggaggagaaggagaagctgAAGAAGCTGCTGAAACAGCACAAACAG GCTTCTGGAGAGAGGCTGCACCCtgagccggggccggggccgctgGGCCCAGCCTGCCCCATGTACCAGTACCAGTACAGTCCCCCCATGGCTCACCCCATGTACCACGGCTACGACGAGTGGCAGCAGATCCGATACCCGCCAGCCACGCCAGGCGAGCACACACAAGGACAGAACTTCCACCACTTTCCCCCG CCTGAGTACCCTTGGCGCCCGCCCTGTGCCATGGCTCGCAGCCAGAACGCCCAACCAGTGGCCGGGGTGAAACCGGTCCCCAAGGACTTGG AACAGGCAGGTCCCGGACTGCCCTAA
- the TNIP1 gene encoding TNFAIP3-interacting protein 1 isoform X1 translates to MEGTGPYHIYDPGGGSKENGSTALERLVEENTRLKEKMQGIKSIGELLEESQVEASKLRQKAEDLVKDNKMLIGSPSLEDLVETGAVGPDPSFARAAPGSAQPDTEARKSPPSGSSSEFEIVAIEAQGFPQESRRADLEQPPNEDANLLPQLQQLENTLSGCAKEASKDQVFVRMGYMASELKRLASKVHKNEQRTSFLQTLCETLHSENKELRTKLEHDLEQRNQALEKLRCENQELRRMVTLSSQDSGKREAAEQQQQSGAMVEKAPGREELEAKEKKVKILEHQRRELLEVNKQWDQHFRSMKQKYEQKVTDLHQELAEARRAVTELESEREQKQRDFDRKLLLAKSRIETEEAEKERLAMEVRDLQQRMRFLQEQLAPVTRQREYQEKEIQRLNKALEEALNVQASPPPIFAMEPAGKLPQQELLTQNELLKQQVKIFEEDFQRERSDRERMNEEKEELKQQLEKLQKQLVLSNNQLRASKDDCQREKEEKEKLKKLLKQHKQASGERLHPEPGPGPLGPACPMYQYQYSPPMAHPMYHGYDEWQQIRYPPATPGEHTQGQNFHHFPPPEYPWRPPCAMARSQNAQPVAGVKPVPKDLEQAGPGLP, encoded by the exons ATGGAAGGGACAGGACCTTACCATATATATGACCCCGGCGGGGGCTCCAAGGAAAATGGATCCACGGCCTTGGAGCGGCTGGTGGAGGAGAACACCCGGCTGAAAGAGAAGATGCAAGGGATCAAGTCTATCG gagagctgctggaggagtcCCAGGTCGAGGCATCCAAGCTGCGGCAGAAGGCAGAGGACCTCGTGAAGGACAACAAAATGCTGATTGGATCACCTTCCTTGGAGGACTTGGTGGAAACTGGAG CCGTCGGCCCTGATCCCAGCTTCGCACGGGCAGCGCCAGGCAGTGCCCAGCCGGACACGGAAGCACGGAAATCACCTCCGAGT GGATCCTCTTCAGAGTTTGAGATCGTTGCCATCGAAGCGCAGGGGtttccccaggagagcaggagagcg gacttggagcagccaCCGAACGAGGATGCCAacctgctgccccagctgcagcagctggagaacaCGCTGAGTGGCTGTGCCAAGGAGGCCAGCAAGGACCAGGTCTTCGTGCGCATGGGCTACATGGCCTCCGAGCTCAAGCGCTTGGCCTCCAAGGTGCACAAGAACGAGCAGAGAACATCCTTCCTGCAG ACGCTGTGTGAGACACTGCACAGTGAGAACAAGGAGCTGCGCACCAAGCTGGAGCATGACCTGGAGCAGAGAAACCAGGCTCTGGAGAAGCTCAG GTGTGAGAACCAGGAGCTCCGGAGGATGGTGACGCTGAGCAGCCAGGACAGTGGGAAGAGGGAAGCCGCCgagcagcagcag CAGAGCGGTGCCATGGTGGAGAAGGCGCCGGGCAGAGAAGAGCTGGAGGCCAAGGAAAAGAAGGTGAAGATCCTGGAGCACCAGCGCAGGGAG ctgctggaggtgaaTAAGCAATGGGATCAGCATTTCCGCTCCATGAAGCAGAAGTACGAGCAGAAG GTCACAGACCTACACCAGGAGCTGGCTGAGGCCCGCAGGGCAGTGACCGAGCTGGAGTCGGAGCGGGAGCAAAAGCAACGGGATTTTGACCGCAAGCTGCTCCTGGCCAAGTCCCGGATCGAAACAGAGGAG GCAGAGAAGGAGAGGCTGGCCATGGAGGTGAGGGACCTGCAGCAGAGGATGCggttcctgcaggagcagctggctcCGGTCACCAGGCAGCGGGAATACCAGGAAAAGGAGATCCAGAGGCTGAACAAG GCACTAGAAGAGGCCCTAAACGTTCAAGCCTCTCCACCACCCATCTTTGCCATGGAGCCGGCAGGGAAGCTGCCACAGCAGGAACTGCTGACCCAGAATGAGCTACTCAAGCAGCAG GTGAAAATTTTCGAGGAAGACTTCCAGCGGGAACGGAGTGACAGGGAGAGGATGaatgaggagaaggaggagctgaagcagcagctggaaaagctgcagaagcagttgGTCCTCTCCAACAACCAg CTGCGAGCCTCCAAAGACGACTGccagagggagaaggaggagaaggagaagctgAAGAAGCTGCTGAAACAGCACAAACAG GCTTCTGGAGAGAGGCTGCACCCtgagccggggccggggccgctgGGCCCAGCCTGCCCCATGTACCAGTACCAGTACAGTCCCCCCATGGCTCACCCCATGTACCACGGCTACGACGAGTGGCAGCAGATCCGATACCCGCCAGCCACGCCAGGCGAGCACACACAAGGACAGAACTTCCACCACTTTCCCCCG CCTGAGTACCCTTGGCGCCCGCCCTGTGCCATGGCTCGCAGCCAGAACGCCCAACCAGTGGCCGGGGTGAAACCGGTCCCCAAGGACTTGG AACAGGCAGGTCCCGGACTGCCCTAA
- the SMIM3 gene encoding small integral membrane protein 3, whose product MELPPWSPILGGMSRSVFLLYPGVGKNVLPCLPFPSFPFLLSPSPSSPPLPSPAGRAGPGGARRSLFLPAGAFLSCRHPPLPSLLAGAGAGAGAGAGAGAGAGAWKRRRMDLPNLTGPTDLPKHILDIWVIVLIILATILIMTALLLCPATAVIIYRVRTHPTRNGIV is encoded by the exons ATGGAACTCCCCCCGTGGAGCCCCATTCTGGGCGGGATGAGCCGGAGTGTGTTCTTACTTTATCCTGGTGTGGGAAAAAACGTCCTGCCGtgccttccctttccttccttccccttccttctatccccttccccttcttctcctcccctgccgtcccctgcgggccgggccgggccgggcggggccagGCGGAGTCTTTTTCTCCCGGCGGGAGCCTTTCTCTCCTGTCGGCATCCGCCGCTGCCGTCGCTTCTcgccggagccggagccggagccggagccggagccggagccggagccggagccggagcctGGAAGCGCCGCAG GATGGACCTCCCTAACCTCACAGGTCCTACCGACCTCCCCAAGCACATCCTGGATATCTGGGTCATCGTCTTGATCATCCTGGCCACCATCCTCATCATGACAgcgctgctgctgtgcccagccacTGCCGTCATCATCTACCGAGTACGAACACACCCCACGCGCAACGGCATCGTGTGA